The DNA region TGCCCGCCGGCAACCGCGCGGCCTACGTTGGCACCGCAAGCATCGAGGATATCGATGCGGCTGAATATATCCAGCTGATCGGCACCAATCCCCGCGCCGAGGCTCCGGTCCTGAACGCCCGTCTGCGCAAGGCGTGGCTGCGGGGCGCAAAGATCGGGCTGGTGGGCGAGGCCGTGGACCTGACCTATGAGTATGCCCATGTCGGCACCGGGTTCCCGGCGCTGCGGACCCTTGCGGATCAGCAATATGATCAGGTGCTTGAGGCCAGTTCTCTGGTGATCGTGGGTCAGGGCGCTTTGACTGGCGAGGGCGGGGCGGATGCACTGGCGCTTGCGATGCGAATGGCCGAACGGTCCCGGTCGGGTTTGCTTGTCCTGCATACGGCGGCGGGCCGCGTGGGTGCCATGGATGTGGGGGCGACCAACTCCGATGGGATGGCCACCGTGCAGGATGCGGATGTGATTTACAACATGGGTGCGGATGAGGTGGAGGTCTCCACCGGGTCTTTTGTCATTTACCAAGGCTCCCACGGGGATCGGGGTGCGCACCGCGCGGATGTGATCCTGCCGGGCGCGGCCTACACCGAGGAGACCGGCATCTTCGTGAACACCGAAGGCCGCCCGCAAATGGCGCAGCGCGCGGGCTTCCCCCCGGGTGATGCGCGCGAGAACTGGGCGATCCTGCGGGCCCTGTCGGCGGAGGTCGGCGCGACGTTGCCGTTTGATACCATTGCGGCGCTGCGCAAGGCGATGATGGCAGAGGCGCCGCATCTGAAGATGATCGACGAGGTGGCCGAGAATGAAGGCGAGGCGCTGGAGATCACGGATTTGGGGCAGGGGGATTTCACCAATGCGGTCAGCGATCACTACCTGACCAATCCGATCGCGCGGGCCTCGGGGCTGATGGCGGAGCTGAGCGCGGGCGCGAAGGCGCGTGGCCAGTCCAGGATCGCGGCGGAGTAAGGGGGATGCGGGTCGCTCCGCTCCGCTCAGCCCGCTTTTCCACCCTGGCGGGTGTCAGCGCGGCATGTCTGATCGGGTGTCTGCCCGCCACCGAGGGGCCAACGCTGCAAGAGGCACCGCCGGCCACCTATGACGGGATCGAGACGCGGCTTCTGGATGATGATCTGGTGAATTTTCGCGCGCAGATGACAGGGGTCGCCTCGCGCGACGATCTGGACGCCTATGCCCGCTGCGCGGCGGTGCAATACACGCTGATCCGGGGGTATTCCTACGCGCGACATGTGCGCACAAGTATTACCGAAGAGGGTGGCGTTTGGGCCGCAGATGCGGTTTACACCATCTCGCCGGACCTCCCGCGTGGGTTGCAGACCCTGGAAGCGGAATCGGTGGCGGCCGATTGCGCAGAGCAAGGGATACCGACGGTTTAAGGGACGCCCCATGGTAGAATTTTTCACGCAGACGACGACTGGCGCAATCCTGCTGATCCTGTTGCAGTGTCTGCTTCTGGTTGTGCCGCTTCTGGTCGCCCTGGCGTTCCTGATGTACGCCGACCGCAAGATCTGGGCCGCCGTGATGATGCGCAAGGGTCCCAACGTGGTGGGCGCGTTTGGCTTGCTGCAAAGTTTCGCGGATTTCCTGAAGTATATCGTCAAGGAAATCGTGGTGCCTGCGGGGGCGGACCGAGCGGTTTACTTTCTGGCACCCATCGTCAGCCTTGTCATGGCGTTGATCGCCTGGGCGGTCATTCCGTTCAACGATGGTTGGGTGTTGAGCAGCCTCAACGTCGCGGTTCTATACGTCTTCGCCGTGTCCTCGCTGGAGGTCTACGGCGTGATCATGGGTGGGTGGGCGTCGAACTCCAAATATCCGTTTCTGGGGTCGTTGCGCTCAGCCGCGCAGATGATTTCGTATGAGGTCTCCATCGGTCTGATCATCATCGGGGTGATCATCTCCACCGGCTCGATGAATTTCACCGCAATCGTGCACGCGCAGGACGGGGATCTTGGCCTGCTGAACTGGTACTTCCTGCCGCATTTCCCGATGTTGT from Jannaschia sp. CCS1 includes:
- the nuoH gene encoding NADH-quinone oxidoreductase subunit NuoH — translated: MVEFFTQTTTGAILLILLQCLLLVVPLLVALAFLMYADRKIWAAVMMRKGPNVVGAFGLLQSFADFLKYIVKEIVVPAGADRAVYFLAPIVSLVMALIAWAVIPFNDGWVLSSLNVAVLYVFAVSSLEVYGVIMGGWASNSKYPFLGSLRSAAQMISYEVSIGLIIIGVIISTGSMNFTAIVHAQDGDLGLLNWYFLPHFPMLFLFFISALAETNRPPFDLPEAEAELVAGYQVEYSSTPFLLFMIGELVAVVLMCALTVLLFFGGWLSPIPGLPDGVFWMILKMLAVFFMFSMVKAIVPRYRYDQLMRLGWKVFLPFSLFWVVFVAFMARYEVLGGFWARFAVGG